The nucleotide sequence AACTAGATCTGCATTATTCAAAACAGCAAATGTATCACTTGAAGCATCAAAGATTTCACCTGCTCCAGCAAGAAGAGATTCCTGCTCAGCAGATAAGACATGGGCTCGATTATCTACTATTTGCTGGATATAATGGCGATAGACTTCCAATTTTGGTTCTTCTTTGAAATATTGCCAAATCTGGTCATCTGACAATTGCAATATTTCTGGTTCAAACCAGGAAACGGCTTCACTAACTTTCGAAAACAGACTGCTTGCTCTTGCATAAAGCGCTTGGTAATCTGTATTTCCAGTGTCTTGATCGTTTTTAAGGTGCGCATATACATAAATGACTTCAGTTTGGCGATAAACCCTCAATACGAATTCAATCGCATTTAAAAATTGAGAAGCGCCTTGATCAAGTGTTCCTTTGTGTTTTTCAGATTGTTTTAACTCTTCTGATAATTCCAAATATTTCTCATCAAACTCTTGGTCGCTTGAAAAGATCTTGGTCAAGTCCCAAGTTAAATTTTCAGGCAATTCTTCTCGTTTTGGCAACTGCTTTACTTCCATGAAATCCACTCCTTTTCTTCCCTTAGCTCTATCTATCAAAATAGATCATAGTCTAACATCCACATGTCACAGCATCTAACTTTTCTACTCATTCATGTGTCTGCTTCCATCAATTTTAGCATAACTAAATCTTGTTTTACATAGAAAACCGATTCCTAGCCTATTTTTATACTTACTATTTTTTCAAAGAAGACAAGTGTATGCATTCGTTAAAAAACTGCTGATAGACCATCTCTTCATCAATCATAGGAAAAAGCCATTCCCTTTTATGTTCTTTTATTTGGCAAAGCCATGAGTTGAAATCAGGAACTTTCTGGTTTTCCAAGGCTTCTTCGTACAACATTCGATAAAGAAAAACCTGTTCTTGTAAATAAAAGAAAAACCGACTTTTTTGATAGATCCACGATGATAGATGCAAAAGATGTTTATGACGCAAGTAGCATTGTTCTTGTATGGATACTGTATTCTTTTGCTTGTGAATAAGTTGGCGTGTCAGCCATTTCTTCCCATCTTCACTCACTTTTTCTATTTTTTTCATTTGGTTCATTTTAATTTCGTTACTAGTGAATATTTCTTTAAGGTCCCTACTAGAAAAAGTCCAGCAGCTACTGCAAAAGGAAATATGCCCTGATACAGTCTCTGTAATATGATGATACAAATAAAGCTTTTGTTTCTTGAGATCAGCTTTCCAGCAATGCACTCCTCTTTTTCTATTATAGTAGCAGCAACTTTTTTCTATCAATGAGAATTGCGATTGTCCAAGAAAAGAATTACCAAGTATCCACCATACTTGGTAACTGTTATTCAAATAATTTTGGGTTCTTTCAATAAATCTCTGGTGAGACAGTCTAGAACATTGGATTTCTATTGCTAGATTCGCCAACAAAATATCCGGCCTTTGCCGCAACCTCGGCAAATAGGCTTCCAAAAATACTGGTTCTACTGACTGTCCCAGCCAATCCATGAAGCATTCCTTTAACTGTAAGTGCTCTTTTGATTCTCTTTCACTAAAGACCGAACAGTTATCTGATTTTTGATGGGCAAAATGAGCACATTTTTTCTTTCCCTTTTTCAAAATCACTCTTTTTCGACAGCCACGACAATAATATTTCTTTCCTTTTTCTGCATGTTTAGCAAAACAGCACTTATTATATTCATTCATTGCAAGCAGCATTTTTCTCCCTCTGAACTTATTTACGTCTAAGAATTTATTTACACGAAAAAAGAGGGCGTGAAAAAGCTATTCTGCATCAAGTAATAAGAACAGCTAAACAAAAATAGTTCCCAATATTTTTCGTTTGGTTGGGCTTGTTACCGCAGATGCAAGCTTTTGAACACATTTATACGAAAAAAAGACTGCGACACAATTTTTGTCACAGTCTCTTACTATAATGCTGATTTATACAAAATAAAATTTCGTTCGCTCGATAGCATTACGCGCCATCAGACATTGTCCATATTCATTCAATGTTTCTGGTGTACGATCGCTCTTTTCAGCAAACTCCAAAATTCGAGCAATCTGATTCTCTACATCCACTTGGTTGAGATTTTCCATCCAGAAGTGAACGACTAGGTAATAGCGCTCTTCGAATAAATACAAATCAGTCCAAGCAGACTCTAGTTCGACATCTGTTGCAAGTTGGATCACTTGTTCAAAATCTTCAAAAGCAAAAGTTGCTTGTCTTTCCTGTTCTTCTAGGGCGCTTCCAGATAATTCTTCCTCCGGATCGCTGCCAATAATCTGCTGACGAAGAAAGTCACTCACATCTTCTGAATCAACAGTAGAATCTTCTGATTGAGAAATTTCTTCATCCGGAAGATTTTTACTGATAAACAGTTCTAATCCGTCTCCTTTTGGCAAAACTTGGAAAGTGACAGCTTCGCTTCCTCGGAACTCCTCTTCGATATCAACTTCTTCCAAAATACTATAAAAGAAATTTTCGATTTCTTTGTGATTGCCAAGTAAATCCAAAAATGAAACGCCCCGTTCCTCTAAATCTTCATGACCAATTAGTACACGGATCGTATTTTCATTAATATGTTCCATTTCCATTTTGCTACACCTCACTTTGCCACAATGTTTAATATAGATTCATTGTAGCGAAATCAGCTTAAATGTAAAGAAAAAAAATCTCGCTGTTAAGCGAATTTAATAAAACCAGCGGATTTTTCAACCTTTCAAGCTATCTTATTTAACTATAACATTTTTGGCAGACGAATACTATATAGCCGACTTTTCAGCTAATTTTCCCTCTCTATTTTTCGTGCAATCATCATCTTCTACTACCTTTTTATACATCTAATCAAGAATACTTTTTGTAAAAACAAAAAAACTTGGAAAAACTATCTTTGTAATAGTCTTTTCCAAGTTTCGTATTATCCTTCTATAATCCAGCCATCAATTGTGCTTGACGTAATTCTAATTGTCGTACATCGCGCGGTAGGAACCGACGAATTTCATCTTCATTAAAACCAACTTGCAGACGTTTATCATCAATCATGATTGGACGGCGAAGCAATCCAGGATTGTTTTGCACAAGTTCCAATAATTCTTGTAACGGCAGATCATCTAAATCCATGTTCAGTTTTTGGAATACTTTGGAACGTGTCGAGATGATTTCTTCTGTTCCGTCTTCTGTCATTTGTAAAATCGCTTTTAATTCAGAACTGTTCAATGGTTCTGAAAAAATATTACGTTCAACAAATGGAATCTGATGTTCTTGCAACCACGCACGAGCCTTTCTGCAGGAAGTACAACTTGGGGAAGTATATAATGTTAACAACGTGCACCACTCCTTTTCGTGATAAGAATCACTTTTTTGTAACAGAAGATCATAATAATCTCCCATCTGTTTCTATTATACATAATCAACTTTTAAATAGCTACCTTTTTTTCATAATTTTTTTAAAAAAATGAAAGTTATCTAAGGTTAATATACAGTAAAACCAGCATTCTCGCTTTTTTTATCATTTAAAAATTAGAGTTTTCAAATCTAATTCAAATTTTCTAAACATATGAAACAGCGTATAAAACTGTACTATTATTTTATCTCAAAAGCTAAATGAAACCGATTTCTTAAGATTTTTTATGTTTTTTATTTCTTTAATAGTAATGTTTTCTGTCATTTTAAATAATACTGTTCTTTATTATAACGCTTATTTTCTCTGTTATATAAGCGTAGTATTTTAAAGCAATGATTACTAAATAAAATTTACTATAAACAAATAAATCAAATAACGTTATTTTATGTTTGAATAGTTATATTGAGACTGTATTAAAAAAATAAATCTTTCGAAAATTCCACAGAGATTGCATTAAAATAAATCAATCGACTTCTACCATAATGATTAATTTGTTCATCAAACTTATTGACGTGTTTCACGATTTTTAGTGAAAAAAACTGAAATATAAAAACCTTATTCTGTCAAGGAAATAGAAATATAGTAAGAAAAACCTTTATTTATCAGCTTTTTTAGACAATTTTTTCTGTTACAATAGTCAAGGATTTGTGAAAAAATCAATGAAAACCGAAAGGCGTGTAAAATTTTGATTAAATCAGTTGTGTTTGATGTTGATGATACGATGTATGATCAGCAGCAGCCATTTCGAAACGCGGTCAAAAGAGTCGTTCCGCTTGTTTCAGATGCAGATATGCATCCACTATATATCCGGTTCCGCCATCATAGTGATGAAAACTTCCCAAAAGTAATGGCAGGAGATTGGACACTAGAATATATGCGAGCACATCGGATCAGCCAATCACTAAAAGATTTAGACTACCCTCATATTACGGAAGAAGATGGCCTCTTATTTCAAAAAATTTACGAGGAAGAACTTGATAATATCTGCTTGCATGAGGAGGTCAAAAAAACCCTCGATTTCTTGAAGGAAAAGAATGTCCCATTAGGAATTATCACAAATGGGCCGACTGACCATCAGACAAAAAAACTGAAGCAACTTCAATTGAACAATTGGATTCCTTCCCGCAATATGCTCATTTCTCAAGCAACAGGTTTCCAAAAACCAGAAAAAGAGATTTTTCAGCTGGCTGAGAAAGAATTTCATATGCTTCCAGAAGAGACCTTATACGTTGGCGATAATTACGACAATGATGTTCTAGGTGCAAAAAGTGCTAACTGGCAAGCGCTTTGGTTCAACCATCGAGAACGCAAAATTGAACAGACTCCAATTTGCGATATCGAGATTTCTTCTTTTGATCAGCTGTTAGAGACAATGAAGACAATCTTTGTATAACCTTTAAAAATAGAAATAAAAAAATGATAGCAAGGAAGCTGGGATAAAATGGAATCCCAGCCTCCTTGCTATTTTTTAAATCAAATAAACAATCGCTTCTTTAGAAAGGCTTTCTTACCCATTACTGAACGCTTTTTCGAGTCTCTTACTCCTCGATTTCTCCTACACTTAAAATCATGCGGATGTCTTCTTCAGTCAGTTTCGTCAACTGTTCTTCATTACCTTGGATCACTTTTTGGAACAGTTCGCGTTTTTCTTGCTGGAGTGAATCCATGCGTTCCTCAATCGTTCCTTCAGAGATCATACGCCACACTTCTACCACATTTTTTTGTCCGATCCGATGTGCACGTCCAGCAGCTTGTTCTTCAATGGCAGGATTCCACCAAAGGTCATACAAGATGACCGTATCTGCTCCCGTGAGATTCAATCCAGTTCCCCCAGCCTTTAAGGAAATCAGAAAAACATCTTTTTCGCCAGCATTAAATGCGTCTACCATACTTAACCGATCTTGTGGTTTCGTACTGCCTCTTAAATAAAATGTCGAGATCCCTAGCTCGGCTAACTCTTCTTGCAAGATAGTCAGCATCCCTGTAAATTGAGAAAACAGCAAAACTCTTCGTTTGTTCTCTTTGGCAGCTACCAGTAGATCTTTTACTTGTTCGAGCTTGCCGGAACCGCCTTGGTAATCTTCAATAAACAGACGAGGATCGCAGCAAATTTGTCGCAGTCTTGTCAGACCAGCAAGTATCCCGATCCGGTTTTTCTTGAATGCTTCAGAATCCATTGATGTGATTTCTTCACGCATTTGACGCAAGTAAGCTAAATAAACAGTTTTTTGTTCTTCTGTAAGTGCAGAATATAGATTCATCTCTGTTTTTTCCGGCAAGTCTTTCAACACAGTTTGTTTATCTCGCCGTAAAATAAACGGTCGAATCATTTGCGCAATTTCTTCTGCGGCAAGTTCCCTGAATTTTGTTTTAGTCGGGAAAAATCCTGGCATAATCGTTGCAAACAATGACCACAATTCTTCTAAATTATTCTCGATTGGTGTCCCACTCAGTGCAAACCGCTGAGGTACAGCTAATTCTCTCAATGCTTGTGCAGTTTTCGTACTGCTATTTTTGACCATTTGTGCCTCATCAAGAATCAAATAATCAATTTTTTGCGACTGATAATTAGCTAGATCCTGTCTTAAGCTGGCATAAGAAGTCACTCGGATATCTGTGTCTTTAGCCAGTAATTCTTCACGTTCTTTTTTATTCCCATTGATTACTTGGATACTTAAAGAAGGGGCGAATTTTCTCACCTCTGCCTGCCAGTTGTAAATTAAGCTCGCAGGCGCTACGATCAAAGCAGAGAAGCTTTTCCGTTCTTCTTTTTCCGAAAGTAAAAAGGCAATTGTCTGTAGTGTTTTCCCAAGTCCCATTTCATCGGCTAAAATACCGCCAAACTGATAATGACCTAACATCTTCAACCATCGAAAACCTTGCTTTTGATAATCTCTCATCGTTGCATTCAATCCTTTGGGAAGCTGTGCCTGGTATCTTTCTGGATGAATGAGATCTTGTACCATCGTTTGGAACGATTCACTAAAAGTAGCATTGCTTTTTTCCAATTGATTTTGAATGATCAATCCTTGATTTTTAGGTACATGGATCGTTCCTTCTTCTGTACGTATCGATTCCCGTAATTGTTGCAACACTTGGCTTGTTTGTTGAAATTCTTCTGAATCAAAAGAAAGAACCTGACCATTTTCTAATGTATAAAAAGCATCATTTCTCAGCAAGCTTTGCAGGACATGATCGATTTCTTGCTCCTCTATCCCTGTCACATCGAATCGAATATCGAGCCATGAACCGGTCTCGGTTACTTCGATTTTCGGTTGATGTTTATGCGCATCTAAATACAACTCTCGCAATTTTCTTCCAAGTCTGACTTCACCAAACTGACGGAAGACAGATAGTTCTGTGCGGAAAAAGGCATATAGTTCTTCCCCGCTTGGCAATGGACGTTCATAACCAGTTTCATTTTTCTGGTAGCGATACATTCTGAATAGATCAAGTACTCGTTTCTCTTCTACTGTGTCACGTAACACCTGAAAAGCCTGTTCTGTCGAGACCTCATGCTTCGGGTCAGTCGAATAGATGACTTCACCATAGACGAAATCGACTCGAGCTTGGATTTTTCCTTTTGCTTTTCGGAAAAAGAAAATAAATTCGACGGGGATATCTGCTACTTCCTCTTCTACTGCAGGGGCAATAGCTACGTCGCCGATCTCTGACAGCAGAGGGATAATCTCTTTAAACAAAGACGGTAATTCTTTTTTCTTGAACACTACTTCTGGTTTCTCCAATCGGCGAATCAATTGTTTCCAAGTTTGATAAACCGTTTGTTGATATTTCGTCAGAGAATAAAATGTCCCTTGGATAACTCCCCACTGATAATGCATAAAGAAAAAATCAAAATCATTCAATGCTTGCAGCAAATAATCTTCTCCAAATTTTTCCACTTTGAATGATAAAGGTTTGTTTTGATCGGAAAATTGTATTCCTTGATCGTTTTGTTCATTTATCTGCAGATGCAAACGTGTAGTCTGATTCATCTGCTCTAACAGGAAGCGGGCTTGTTCTACTGGGAGAAGCAGATATCTTTTATCTAGTTTTCCTTTGACTTGTAAGCCGTTCGTACCTAATAATTGATGCGTCTGAGCACTTCCTGCAAGATGCGTGAGTATTTTTTGATCTTCTTTTTGAAACGCCCGTTTATCTAGACGAAACTGGTACTGTTTATTAACAGTGTAAGTTTCTTTTTCTGTGTAAGCTTGTAAAAAATCATAGATGTTTTTTACGATATATGTTTTTTTCGGTGATGCCAATGAACCGATACGCAAGTAAAGTGCCAAAATAGAAAGCTCTGGGTGATACTGATTAGTCTCAATCGTTTCTACTTGGTATTCAATAATCAAAGGTTGCACCGCTTGAGGATTGTTTTGTGTTTTTAGACGAGAAAAACCTTTTGCAATGATTTCTCCCTCACTTGTTGCTTTTACCGGTTCTAGCATTGGCTGGTCTTTTTTCATGATACGAGATAGATTTTTCGACCGTAAATAAAGTTCCACAGCAACTGTATGCTTACAATATTTATGTTCCTCCCAATAGGGACATTGGCAGTAATCTATCTCTTTTGCTGTACCATCCAAATCAACCATATACAATTCACTGCCCAAGACTTCTGCATGCCACACGTTTTCTTCTTGGTCAGGGACAACCGATAACACTCGGCCTTCTTGCAAGTATTGACGTCCACGTGCAATGACTTTTTCTGGAATACTCCATTTCATAGTTACCAATCTCCCTTTTTATCCAAGTTGATAGCGTATTTTGCTTTGTCCGCTACCTTCTGTATCAATTCTTATTTGTTGTAATACTCGTTCTTTCAATTCTCTTACATGACTAATGATGCCGATCATTCTTCCTTCACTTTCGATCGTTTCTAAAGCTTCCATTGCCATTTCCAAAGCTTCTTCATCTAATGACCCAAATCCTTCATCAATAAACAATGCATCGATTGCTACACCACCAGCTTGTGTCTGGATCACATCGGCAAGAGCTAATGCTAAAGAAAGTGCTGCAATAAAACTCTCACCGCCAGACAGGGTATGCGCACTTCGAGACATACCTGCCTGATCATCATAGATATTGATTTCTAATCCGGTTTTCCCTCGATAACTGCCAATGGTATCCGCTAGCTCAAATTGATAACGATTTTTCGTTAAACGTTGGAGATGATCATTTGCTACTTGTAACACTTCTTGAAGATAAACCTGAAGCACATACCGTTCCAAACTAGTCTTCTTAGGATTTTCTCCGTTGAATGTTTGCGAAAGCTGCTGTAATTGCGTAAGCTCATCTAATTTCGTCTGGCTTGTGTGATAAATCGAAAGACATTCATCGTAGATTTTTTGATTACTAATTTTTTGTTCTTGTAAACCGTATATCTTTTCTTGCTTTATTTCGATCATACGTCTTATTTCTTCTAACTGTTGGCTGATCTCTTCTGTATCTGGGAATGTCTCAGTTAGCTGGATATTTTCTAATTGACGCAGCCGGTCAGCTGTCACTAATTGCTCTTCATGATAAGAAGTAACTGTACGTTGGTTTTCTTTATATTGTGCTTGCTGTTGTGCAAATGCACAGATTTCTTCAATTGTTGAAAAATACGACTGGCTTTCTAACTTTTTAGCTATTCTTTCTTGTTCCTTTTCTATTTTTTCATCTATTTTTTCTATTTGTTCATGTTGAAGATCAAGCTGTGTCCGAAGCGTATGAAGATCTTGCAACAATTGCACTCCTGCTTTCTGCTCAACAGCTAGTTGATTCGAGTCTTCTTCTAACTGTTTTTCAAGTCGTCGTATCTCCTCTTCTAAACAGTTACTATCCGTATCTTGCAATTGTTGTTCTAAACTTTTGATTTCTCCTTGCAGTTGCTGGAGCTGATTATTTTTTTCTGTCTGCTGCTGTTTGTAGACAGCTAATTGTTGTTCGAGCTTTTCTGCTTGTTGTCTTATTTCTTCCAGCTCTATTCTTGCATTGGCCATCTTGCTTTTTCGTCTATCTAAAGATTGTTCGATTACTACAAGAGTTGTTTTTGTTTTTTGTTCTGTTATCTCAGGAAATGCCTTTTTCAAAGCCTGTTGCAAGTGTTCTTCTTGTTCAGCCAATTGTATATTCGTTGCCATGATTTTTTGTTCTAAATCTGATAATTGTTGTTGAAGATTATTTTCATGTGCTTCACTTTTGGCAATGATTTGCTGAGTTCTTTCTACAGCAGACTCAGCTTCTGCCAGTTGTTGTTCTACTTTTAAGATATCTTCCTTATTTGGCTGTTCGTGTTTTAATTGTTGTATGGGGTGTTCCGTTGATCCACAAACAAGACATGGCTCCCCTGGACGCAAAAAAAGCTGAAGACGAGCAATTTGCTGCTTTGCCCATTGGCTTTTCAGCTGTTCTGCTTGTTCTGTCTGTTCTTTCAATAGCTGACTATTTTTTGTTATTTCTTCAGTTGCTTTTTTGAGTTCTTCTCTTATCTGTGCGAGCGACCCAGTGTCTTTTGCTTTTTGTTTTTCTATTTCTTGCTGCTTTTCATCTAGATATTTTAACTGTCCAAAAGCAAGACGATCTTCTTGCAGTTTTTCCTGATCCAGTAAATTTTCTTGAAGAATTCGAGTTCTTTCCTGATAGATAGCGAGATTTTGATACAGCTTCTCGGCATTCAATTCTTCTTTATCCAATGAAATTGTTAATTGTTCTGCGTCTTGTTTTTTACTACGTAAGGATTCGACAATTGGCACCATCATCTGTTTGTTTTGCAGTTTTTGAGCAGCTTCTTTGATTTTTGTTTGTCGGCGTACGCGGTTTGCTTCATTTTTTTGCCACTCTTCATAATTCTGCGTAGTCATCGCTAGTTTCTTTGTTTGCTCACTACTTTTTTGTGACAGTTCTATTTTTTCAACTTTTATTTCTTGTAGGCGCTGGATTGGTTCGACTAATCGTTGCGTAAATTCATAATACCCAATCCATCGTTTCTTTTCCTCTATTTCGTCTTTTTGAGCAGCTAATTCCTTTTGCTTGTTTATTAATATCGTTTTTTCTTCATAACTTTTTTTCAAGCTTTCAAAACGATAGTAGGAATTTTCTAGTTGCTTTTGTTTTTCCTGAAGTTCCGTTAGAGCTTCTTTTTCTTCCGTGATTTGTTTTTCGAGTATTGCCTGATGGTTTGTCCATTGGGCTAAAACGGCTTCAAACCCTGCTGCTGGTTCCTCTTCTTTGACTAAAACAAACCTTTTTTGCAGAAGATGCAGCTCTTGCTCTAAATGATCCAATTTTTGTTGCTGTTGTTTTGCTTTTTCTTTTAATCGCTCATTGAACTGTTGGAAAAATTGAGTACCGAATAAATGACGTAAAACAGTCTCTTTATCACTGCTTGATGAAACCAAAAAATTACGGAATTCTCCTTGGGGTAGTAAAACGATTTGAGAAAACTGTTTCGCATCGAGATTCATCAGTTCTCTGATCAACTGATCTGCTTCTGTACGTTTTGTGATTTGTTTTATTTCTTTTCCTTTCCCATCAAAAATGGTCAACGTTACTTTGGCTGCCTGTTTTTTTGTTCCGTTTCCTTTTCGTTTTGCTAAAACTTGTTCTGGTTTTCGTTCGATTTCATAGCTCATCTGCTGATGTTCAAAAGAAAAAGTCACGCTTGTTTCTTCGTCTGGTGTAGCAAACAAAGAACGCATCTCTTTTCCAGAGCGAAGTCTTCCGGAAGTTTCACCAAAAAGTGCGAAGGTGATCCCATCAAAAATCGTCGTTTTGCCAGCTCCTGTCTTCCCGCTGATCAAAAAAAGCGGTGCTTCTGTCAAACGTGAAAAATCTACGGTCTCATTGATAAAAGGACCAAAATTTTTAAGTTGTAATTTTTTCGGTTTCATTCTTGATCATTCCATTTCCATGATTTCTTGCAACGTTTCTCCGAGCCATTTTTCTTGGTTTGCAGTTAGCTGCTCTTCCGTCATTTCACTAAAAAATGCTTCTGCTAATTTTTGAGGATCTTTCATTTCTAGTACTTTTCGTTTGCGCTTTGTTTGTTCTGCTCGACCGTTTGCCCGTTCAATCCCCAAAATACGAGGATATATTTGCCGAAGCTGGTTCATCATATTCGGGATGATCGTTCTATCAGTGAGATAGATATAGATGTAATTCTCCCGATTGACGGACTGATAAAAGGCAGGATCCAGCAATTCTTTGAAACTCGCTGTTATTTCTTCAATATCATGCAGGGGTTCGATCTCCCTAAAATTCAACTCCAGGCCTGTTGTCAGGTCAACGATCCATACGCCTTTTTTTTGGTTGATCTCAGATAAAGAGAATTTCAATGGGGAACCGCTATAGCGAGCATTATCCTGTCTCAAAGCAGCTTGATTATGCAAATGTCCTAGTGCTACATAATCAAACGGTGTAAGTAGTTCACCAGGGATCGAATCCAACCCGCCTACTTCGATTTTCGTTTCCGAATCAGATTTTACACTTCCCATTACAAAAAAATGGCTAATCAATACTTGTTTTTTTTCTGAATCAAAT is from Enterococcus faecium and encodes:
- a CDS encoding adaptor protein MecA; amino-acid sequence: MEMEHINENTIRVLIGHEDLEERGVSFLDLLGNHKEIENFFYSILEEVDIEEEFRGSEAVTFQVLPKGDGLELFISKNLPDEEISQSEDSTVDSEDVSDFLRQQIIGSDPEEELSGSALEEQERQATFAFEDFEQVIQLATDVELESAWTDLYLFEERYYLVVHFWMENLNQVDVENQIARILEFAEKSDRTPETLNEYGQCLMARNAIERTKFYFV
- a CDS encoding AAA family ATPase yields the protein MKPKKLQLKNFGPFINETVDFSRLTEAPLFLISGKTGAGKTTIFDGITFALFGETSGRLRSGKEMRSLFATPDEETSVTFSFEHQQMSYEIERKPEQVLAKRKGNGTKKQAAKVTLTIFDGKGKEIKQITKRTEADQLIRELMNLDAKQFSQIVLLPQGEFRNFLVSSSSDKETVLRHLFGTQFFQQFNERLKEKAKQQQQKLDHLEQELHLLQKRFVLVKEEEPAAGFEAVLAQWTNHQAILEKQITEEKEALTELQEKQKQLENSYYRFESLKKSYEEKTILINKQKELAAQKDEIEEKKRWIGYYEFTQRLVEPIQRLQEIKVEKIELSQKSSEQTKKLAMTTQNYEEWQKNEANRVRRQTKIKEAAQKLQNKQMMVPIVESLRSKKQDAEQLTISLDKEELNAEKLYQNLAIYQERTRILQENLLDQEKLQEDRLAFGQLKYLDEKQQEIEKQKAKDTGSLAQIREELKKATEEITKNSQLLKEQTEQAEQLKSQWAKQQIARLQLFLRPGEPCLVCGSTEHPIQQLKHEQPNKEDILKVEQQLAEAESAVERTQQIIAKSEAHENNLQQQLSDLEQKIMATNIQLAEQEEHLQQALKKAFPEITEQKTKTTLVVIEQSLDRRKSKMANARIELEEIRQQAEKLEQQLAVYKQQQTEKNNQLQQLQGEIKSLEQQLQDTDSNCLEEEIRRLEKQLEEDSNQLAVEQKAGVQLLQDLHTLRTQLDLQHEQIEKIDEKIEKEQERIAKKLESQSYFSTIEEICAFAQQQAQYKENQRTVTSYHEEQLVTADRLRQLENIQLTETFPDTEEISQQLEEIRRMIEIKQEKIYGLQEQKISNQKIYDECLSIYHTSQTKLDELTQLQQLSQTFNGENPKKTSLERYVLQVYLQEVLQVANDHLQRLTKNRYQFELADTIGSYRGKTGLEINIYDDQAGMSRSAHTLSGGESFIAALSLALALADVIQTQAGGVAIDALFIDEGFGSLDEEALEMAMEALETIESEGRMIGIISHVRELKERVLQQIRIDTEGSGQSKIRYQLG
- a CDS encoding HAD family hydrolase, producing the protein MIKSVVFDVDDTMYDQQQPFRNAVKRVVPLVSDADMHPLYIRFRHHSDENFPKVMAGDWTLEYMRAHRISQSLKDLDYPHITEEDGLLFQKIYEEELDNICLHEEVKKTLDFLKEKNVPLGIITNGPTDHQTKKLKQLQLNNWIPSRNMLISQATGFQKPEKEIFQLAEKEFHMLPEETLYVGDNYDNDVLGAKSANWQALWFNHRERKIEQTPICDIEISSFDQLLETMKTIFV
- a CDS encoding competence protein CoiA, which codes for MLLAMNEYNKCCFAKHAEKGKKYYCRGCRKRVILKKGKKKCAHFAHQKSDNCSVFSERESKEHLQLKECFMDWLGQSVEPVFLEAYLPRLRQRPDILLANLAIEIQCSRLSHQRFIERTQNYLNNSYQVWWILGNSFLGQSQFSLIEKSCCYYNRKRGVHCWKADLKKQKLYLYHHITETVSGHISFCSSCWTFSSRDLKEIFTSNEIKMNQMKKIEKVSEDGKKWLTRQLIHKQKNTVSIQEQCYLRHKHLLHLSSWIYQKSRFFFYLQEQVFLYRMLYEEALENQKVPDFNSWLCQIKEHKREWLFPMIDEEMVYQQFFNECIHLSSLKK
- a CDS encoding DEAD/DEAH box helicase, coding for MKWSIPEKVIARGRQYLQEGRVLSVVPDQEENVWHAEVLGSELYMVDLDGTAKEIDYCQCPYWEEHKYCKHTVAVELYLRSKNLSRIMKKDQPMLEPVKATSEGEIIAKGFSRLKTQNNPQAVQPLIIEYQVETIETNQYHPELSILALYLRIGSLASPKKTYIVKNIYDFLQAYTEKETYTVNKQYQFRLDKRAFQKEDQKILTHLAGSAQTHQLLGTNGLQVKGKLDKRYLLLPVEQARFLLEQMNQTTRLHLQINEQNDQGIQFSDQNKPLSFKVEKFGEDYLLQALNDFDFFFMHYQWGVIQGTFYSLTKYQQTVYQTWKQLIRRLEKPEVVFKKKELPSLFKEIIPLLSEIGDVAIAPAVEEEVADIPVEFIFFFRKAKGKIQARVDFVYGEVIYSTDPKHEVSTEQAFQVLRDTVEEKRVLDLFRMYRYQKNETGYERPLPSGEELYAFFRTELSVFRQFGEVRLGRKLRELYLDAHKHQPKIEVTETGSWLDIRFDVTGIEEQEIDHVLQSLLRNDAFYTLENGQVLSFDSEEFQQTSQVLQQLRESIRTEEGTIHVPKNQGLIIQNQLEKSNATFSESFQTMVQDLIHPERYQAQLPKGLNATMRDYQKQGFRWLKMLGHYQFGGILADEMGLGKTLQTIAFLLSEKEERKSFSALIVAPASLIYNWQAEVRKFAPSLSIQVINGNKKEREELLAKDTDIRVTSYASLRQDLANYQSQKIDYLILDEAQMVKNSSTKTAQALRELAVPQRFALSGTPIENNLEELWSLFATIMPGFFPTKTKFRELAAEEIAQMIRPFILRRDKQTVLKDLPEKTEMNLYSALTEEQKTVYLAYLRQMREEITSMDSEAFKKNRIGILAGLTRLRQICCDPRLFIEDYQGGSGKLEQVKDLLVAAKENKRRVLLFSQFTGMLTILQEELAELGISTFYLRGSTKPQDRLSMVDAFNAGEKDVFLISLKAGGTGLNLTGADTVILYDLWWNPAIEEQAAGRAHRIGQKNVVEVWRMISEGTIEERMDSLQQEKRELFQKVIQGNEEQLTKLTEEDIRMILSVGEIEE
- a CDS encoding exonuclease SbcCD subunit D translates to MRFLHTADWHIGKKLQGYDLIEDQRHVLSSILDIAKEEKVEAIVIAGDLYDRSVPAVDAVELYNELMVDWNLKEKIPIFAISGNHDSSTRLSAGTPWFSYSNYFLRTQLAEAFEPVEFKNVQFFFLPYFEPIAARLYFEDDNIRTIKQAVAKVIDKMQELFDSEKKQVLISHFFVMGSVKSDSETKIEVGGLDSIPGELLTPFDYVALGHLHNQAALRQDNARYSGSPLKFSLSEINQKKGVWIVDLTTGLELNFREIEPLHDIEEITASFKELLDPAFYQSVNRENYIYIYLTDRTIIPNMMNQLRQIYPRILGIERANGRAEQTKRKRKVLEMKDPQKLAEAFFSEMTEEQLTANQEKWLGETLQEIMEME
- the spxA gene encoding transcriptional regulator SpxA; translation: MLTLYTSPSCTSCRKARAWLQEHQIPFVERNIFSEPLNSSELKAILQMTEDGTEEIISTRSKVFQKLNMDLDDLPLQELLELVQNNPGLLRRPIMIDDKRLQVGFNEDEIRRFLPRDVRQLELRQAQLMAGL